One Kitasatospora sp. NBC_01266 genomic window carries:
- a CDS encoding ABC transporter ATP-binding protein, protein MTDPAIEATGLVKRYGNARTGRTALAGLDLTVERGQAFGFLGPNGAGKTTMIRLLLDLIRPTSGSLRVLGADPRDNTRTRGRIGYLAGDFRIDGRQTGHEALTYLGDLRGGVPAARITELAERLDLDLSRRISTLSKGNRQKVGVVQAFMHTPELLILDEPTSGLDPFLQQRFVEMVQEAGGNGQTVFMSSHVLSEVQQTCRRVGIIREGELVTVADVEELRQSAHRRVEIAFAAELGTEVFDRLPGLRNVTVTGTADGGSVLRAILAGSPDALVKAAARFEVTSLLAEEPELEEIFFTFYEQESHGNGSKGLAS, encoded by the coding sequence ATGACTGACCCCGCGATCGAAGCCACCGGGCTGGTCAAGCGGTACGGCAACGCGCGTACCGGCAGGACCGCCCTGGCCGGCCTCGACCTCACCGTCGAACGCGGCCAGGCGTTCGGCTTCCTCGGCCCCAACGGCGCCGGGAAGACCACCATGATCCGCCTCCTGCTGGACCTCATCCGGCCCACCTCCGGGTCGCTGCGCGTGCTGGGCGCCGATCCGCGCGACAACACCAGGACGCGGGGCCGGATCGGTTACCTGGCCGGTGACTTCCGGATCGACGGCCGTCAGACCGGGCACGAGGCCCTGACCTACCTCGGCGACCTGCGCGGCGGCGTCCCGGCCGCGAGGATCACCGAACTCGCCGAGCGCCTGGACCTGGACCTGAGCCGCCGGATCAGCACCCTGTCGAAGGGCAACCGGCAGAAGGTCGGCGTCGTCCAGGCGTTCATGCACACCCCGGAGCTGCTCATCCTGGACGAGCCGACCAGCGGTCTGGATCCGTTCCTGCAGCAGCGGTTCGTCGAGATGGTGCAGGAGGCGGGCGGCAACGGCCAGACCGTCTTCATGTCCTCGCACGTGCTGAGCGAGGTGCAGCAGACCTGCCGGCGGGTCGGCATCATCCGCGAAGGCGAACTGGTCACCGTCGCGGACGTCGAGGAGCTGCGCCAGTCGGCCCACCGCAGGGTCGAGATCGCCTTCGCCGCCGAACTCGGCACCGAGGTCTTCGACCGGCTGCCCGGACTGCGGAACGTCACCGTGACCGGGACCGCCGACGGCGGCAGCGTGCTGCGGGCGATCCTCGCCGGCAGCCCCGACGCCCTGGTGAAGGCCGCCGCCCGGTTCGAGGTGACCAGCCTGCTGGCTGAGGAGCCGGAGCTGGAGGAGATCTTCTTCACCTTCTACGAGCAGGAGTCCCACGGGAACGGATCGAAGGGCCTGGCGTCATGA
- a CDS encoding carboxymuconolactone decarboxylase family protein, which translates to MTTASETPVLDTLAAMTLDSVERCGLPADNLVLTRIAALVAMDAPEISYVAHIGAGVESGVTAGQVQDVLVAIAPIVGTARVMAAATRLADALGFAIAVAEAEAGTGVGA; encoded by the coding sequence ATGACGACAGCATCCGAGACCCCGGTTCTCGACACTCTCGCGGCCATGACCCTCGACTCGGTGGAACGGTGCGGGCTTCCGGCGGACAACCTGGTCCTCACACGGATCGCGGCCCTGGTCGCCATGGACGCGCCGGAGATCTCGTACGTCGCCCACATCGGCGCCGGCGTGGAGTCCGGCGTGACCGCCGGTCAGGTGCAGGACGTTCTGGTGGCCATCGCGCCGATCGTGGGTACGGCCCGCGTGATGGCGGCAGCGACCCGCCTGGCCGACGCCCTCGGTTTCGCCATCGCCGTGGCCGAGGCCGAGGCGGGCACCGGAGTCGGCGCGTAG
- a CDS encoding DUF7144 family membrane protein, with protein sequence MSSSTQVRDRNTAGLASGVVAAAAVLLLIAGLLNIFRGIMAIAGDDIFVRTPNYAFRFDLTSWGWIHLVLGVLAIAMGAALFRLATWARVLGVVVAGLLIVANFLSIPSYPFWSITVMAVCGFVIWGLCVVRDDRTPSG encoded by the coding sequence ATGTCCTCATCCACTCAGGTCCGCGACAGGAACACCGCCGGGTTGGCCAGTGGCGTGGTCGCTGCCGCCGCCGTGCTGCTGCTGATCGCCGGCTTGCTGAACATCTTCCGCGGGATCATGGCGATCGCCGGGGACGACATCTTCGTACGGACCCCGAACTACGCCTTCAGGTTCGACCTGACGAGTTGGGGCTGGATCCATCTGGTCCTCGGCGTCCTGGCCATCGCCATGGGCGCCGCCCTGTTCCGCCTGGCGACCTGGGCCCGCGTGCTGGGCGTCGTCGTGGCGGGCCTGCTCATCGTCGCCAACTTCCTCTCCATTCCCTCCTACCCGTTCTGGTCCATCACCGTGATGGCCGTCTGCGGTTTCGTCATCTGGGGGCTCTGTGTGGTCCGCGACGACCGGACGCCGAGTGGCTGA
- a CDS encoding DeoR/GlpR family DNA-binding transcription regulator — protein sequence MLAAERRDHLIGLLARQGKIVAKDVAAELGISEDSVRRDLRDLAAEGLCQRVYGGALPVSPAVVDYAARQSVAPDGKRKVAAVAAALVRPGGTVILDGGTTALAVARALPQDLACTVITHSPTIAAALLDHPQAELFLLGGRVFKHSAVACGAAAVEAAQNISADLCLLGVTGVHPEAGLTTADVEEAAMKRALAARAADTYILASREKIGTASRFRVLPWEKVSGLITDADPHDAVVEQLRARGVEILAAG from the coding sequence ATGCTGGCTGCTGAACGACGCGACCACCTGATCGGCCTGCTCGCCCGCCAGGGCAAGATCGTCGCCAAGGACGTCGCCGCCGAACTGGGCATCTCCGAGGACAGCGTGCGGCGCGACCTACGCGACCTCGCCGCCGAGGGACTGTGCCAGCGGGTCTACGGCGGCGCGCTTCCGGTGTCGCCGGCGGTGGTGGACTACGCCGCGCGGCAGAGCGTGGCCCCGGACGGCAAGCGGAAGGTCGCCGCGGTGGCCGCCGCTCTGGTGCGGCCGGGCGGCACAGTGATCCTCGACGGCGGCACCACCGCCCTCGCCGTCGCCCGCGCGCTCCCGCAGGACCTGGCCTGCACCGTGATCACCCACAGCCCGACGATCGCCGCGGCCCTGCTCGACCATCCGCAGGCGGAGCTCTTCCTGCTCGGCGGCCGCGTCTTCAAGCACTCGGCGGTCGCCTGCGGTGCCGCCGCGGTCGAGGCCGCGCAGAACATCTCCGCCGACCTGTGCCTGCTCGGCGTCACCGGCGTGCACCCCGAAGCGGGACTGACCACCGCGGACGTCGAGGAGGCCGCGATGAAGCGCGCCCTCGCCGCGCGGGCGGCGGACACCTACATCCTCGCCTCCCGCGAGAAGATCGGCACGGCTTCGCGGTTCCGCGTGCTGCCCTGGGAGAAAGTCAGCGGACTGATCACCGACGCCGACCCCCACGACGCGGTCGTCGAGCAACTCAGAGCGCGCGGTGTGGAGATCCTGGCAGCCGGCTGA
- a CDS encoding DUF4406 domain-containing protein codes for MTDKPMLILIAGPYRSGTDGDPQAMAANLARLEAAAWPVFATGHLPVIGEWIALPVLRSAGAGPTDPLADQVLYPTADRLLARCDAVLRLPGDSTGADQDVATARRRGLPVYHDVAEIPRRTPRETV; via the coding sequence ATGACCGACAAGCCCATGCTCATCCTGATCGCCGGCCCTTACCGCTCCGGCACCGACGGCGACCCGCAGGCCATGGCCGCCAACCTCGCCCGCCTCGAAGCCGCCGCCTGGCCGGTCTTCGCCACCGGCCACCTCCCCGTGATCGGGGAGTGGATCGCCCTGCCCGTTCTGCGCTCGGCCGGCGCGGGCCCCACCGACCCCCTCGCCGATCAGGTCCTCTACCCGACCGCCGACCGCCTGCTCGCACGCTGCGACGCCGTGTTGCGCCTGCCGGGCGACTCCACCGGGGCCGACCAGGACGTGGCAACCGCCCGCCGCCGCGGCCTGCCCGTCTACCACGACGTGGCCGAGATCCCCCGCCGCACCCCGCGGGAGACCGTGTGA
- a CDS encoding NUDIX domain-containing protein yields the protein MTTRPGIDAPDHRGRTGLDQAGRDLDRNPDVRIREVELTSHGWHVLRRTTFDYRRRDGRWETQQRETYDRGDGAVVLPYDAGRGCVLLTRQFRYPAYVNGHPDGMLVEAAAGLLDADDPPAAVRRECAEELGVTLGPLTHVLDAYMSPGSVTERVHFFAAPYTPADRTGTGGGLEEDGEDIEVLEPTFAEALAMTRDGRITDGKTILLLQWAALEGPFAPAAGGC from the coding sequence GTGACGACCCGCCCCGGCATCGACGCCCCCGACCACCGCGGCCGCACCGGCCTCGACCAGGCCGGCCGCGACCTGGACCGCAACCCCGACGTCCGGATCCGCGAGGTCGAGCTCACCTCCCACGGCTGGCACGTGCTGCGACGCACCACCTTCGACTACCGCCGCCGCGACGGACGCTGGGAGACCCAGCAGCGCGAGACGTACGACCGCGGCGACGGCGCCGTCGTCCTGCCCTACGACGCCGGACGCGGCTGCGTCCTGCTCACCCGCCAGTTCCGCTACCCGGCCTACGTCAACGGCCACCCCGACGGCATGCTCGTCGAAGCAGCCGCCGGGCTGCTCGACGCGGACGACCCGCCCGCCGCCGTCAGACGCGAGTGCGCCGAGGAGCTCGGCGTCACCCTCGGCCCGCTCACCCACGTCCTCGACGCCTACATGAGCCCCGGCTCCGTCACCGAACGCGTGCACTTCTTCGCCGCCCCCTACACCCCGGCCGACCGGACCGGGACCGGGGGCGGACTCGAGGAGGACGGCGAGGACATCGAGGTCCTCGAACCGACCTTCGCCGAGGCCCTCGCCATGACCCGCGACGGACGCATCACCGACGGGAAGACCATCCTGCTCCTGCAATGGGCAGCCCTGGAGGGGCCCTTCGCCCCCGCGGCGGGCGGCTGCTGA
- a CDS encoding GlxA family transcriptional regulator, protein MHQRRVVVVVYPGAQALDIAGPIEVFDTVNRRLPETGVRYRIEFVSAAAPLVRTCSGMVVAAEPLDTGEGPIDTLLVPGGWSLKEALADRELVAWIRQAATRSRRVASVCGGAFLLAEAGLLKGRRATTHWAYCEEMAQRYPDVTVDREPIFVWDGRFVTSAGVSTGIDMALSLVEADHGAALALDVARFLVLFFKRNGGQSQFSAVLEAQLADRAPIRAAQEWILEHLEQPLPVPEIAERANMSVRNFARVFRREVGTPPGQYIEQMRIARARKLLETTELPVAQIARRCGFPAPETFFRSFGRALELTPNEYRHRFQTISPSGHIVRSGQSDRSSA, encoded by the coding sequence GTGCATCAGCGACGTGTTGTGGTGGTGGTCTATCCAGGGGCGCAGGCACTGGACATAGCGGGGCCGATCGAGGTGTTCGACACCGTGAATCGCAGGCTCCCCGAGACGGGCGTCCGCTATCGGATCGAGTTCGTCTCCGCCGCTGCGCCGCTGGTGCGGACCTGTTCGGGCATGGTGGTCGCGGCAGAGCCGCTCGACACGGGAGAGGGCCCGATCGACACCCTCCTCGTCCCGGGCGGTTGGAGCCTCAAGGAGGCCTTGGCGGACCGGGAGCTGGTCGCGTGGATCCGCCAGGCGGCCACCCGGTCGCGTCGGGTCGCCTCGGTGTGCGGCGGGGCGTTCCTGCTCGCCGAGGCCGGCCTGCTCAAGGGGCGGCGCGCCACGACTCATTGGGCCTACTGCGAGGAGATGGCCCAGCGGTACCCGGACGTGACGGTGGACCGTGAGCCGATCTTCGTCTGGGACGGCCGGTTCGTCACCTCGGCCGGGGTGTCCACCGGGATAGACATGGCCTTGTCCCTGGTGGAGGCCGATCACGGTGCGGCCCTCGCGCTGGACGTGGCGCGGTTCCTGGTCCTCTTCTTCAAGCGGAACGGCGGGCAGTCGCAGTTCAGTGCCGTCCTGGAGGCCCAACTCGCCGATCGCGCACCGATTCGCGCTGCGCAGGAGTGGATCCTCGAGCACCTCGAGCAGCCGCTGCCCGTACCCGAGATCGCCGAGCGGGCCAATATGAGCGTGCGGAACTTCGCCCGGGTGTTCCGGCGCGAGGTGGGTACGCCCCCGGGCCAGTACATCGAACAGATGCGGATCGCCCGGGCCCGCAAGCTGCTGGAGACCACCGAGCTGCCGGTCGCCCAGATCGCACGCCGCTGCGGCTTCCCGGCCCCCGAGACGTTCTTCCGCTCCTTCGGCCGGGCCCTGGAACTGACCCCGAACGAATACCGGCACCGCTTCCAGACCATCTCGCCGTCCGGCCACATCGTCCGGTCCGGCCAATCCGACAGGAGCTCCGCATGA
- a CDS encoding thiamine pyrophosphate-binding protein gives MTAEARLVDYLARELARAGVRHVFGVGGANIEDLYDALHATGDVIRTVVAKHEFSAATMADGQARATGRLGVVAVTSGGGAVNLVPGLAEAYASRVPVLAFVGQPPTGSEGLGAFQDSSGKAGSLDARALFAPVTRFCARVDDANSIPELLARAVAAAQRDPKGPAVLLLPKDVQQALVELREPAPAAPRARAEPRIQDSTVAVLRGAERVLVIAGEGVASADARAELAEVAQRLGAWVAVTPDAKDVFDNHDARFAGVAGVMGHQNVGQCLRRADVCLLVGTRLPAMARGGLEQALAGTPVICIDPEPPFVPGVFVRGELRDTLRVLAARLDPGPCPSPEHAGPTPLPTPRTPRTPATSYASAVASVEAALPPDAHVFVDAGNAGASAIHLLPAPRHGRFVVAVGMGGMGYTFGAGIGAALATGQRTYVIAGDGAFFMHGMEVHTAVEHAAPVTFVIFNNNAHAMCATREQLFLGAAHPSNLFRPADIAAGVAHMFPGLDVTRADDSAQLRQALLRTNAGSGPAFVTLDFDPAEIPPFLPFLNTAGRTPAENEETADERGPVRVG, from the coding sequence ATGACTGCCGAGGCCAGGCTCGTCGACTACCTGGCGAGGGAGCTGGCCAGGGCCGGCGTCCGGCACGTGTTCGGTGTCGGTGGCGCGAACATCGAGGACCTGTACGACGCCCTGCACGCCACCGGCGACGTGATCCGCACCGTCGTGGCCAAGCACGAGTTCTCCGCCGCCACCATGGCGGACGGGCAAGCCCGGGCCACCGGGCGGCTGGGCGTCGTCGCTGTGACCTCGGGGGGTGGAGCGGTGAACCTGGTGCCAGGGCTGGCGGAAGCGTATGCCTCGCGAGTGCCGGTGCTGGCGTTCGTGGGACAACCGCCCACCGGGTCGGAGGGGTTGGGGGCGTTCCAGGATTCCAGCGGCAAGGCGGGCTCCTTGGACGCGCGTGCGCTGTTCGCCCCCGTGACCCGGTTCTGCGCCCGGGTCGATGACGCGAACTCGATCCCCGAGCTGCTGGCCCGGGCTGTCGCGGCGGCCCAGCGCGACCCCAAGGGGCCGGCCGTGCTGCTGCTGCCCAAGGACGTGCAGCAGGCGCTGGTCGAGCTCCGGGAACCGGCACCGGCCGCGCCGCGGGCCCGTGCGGAACCCCGCATCCAGGACAGCACGGTGGCGGTGCTTCGCGGCGCGGAACGCGTCCTGGTGATCGCGGGCGAGGGCGTCGCCTCGGCCGACGCGCGGGCGGAGCTCGCCGAGGTGGCGCAGCGGCTCGGCGCCTGGGTGGCGGTCACCCCGGATGCCAAGGACGTGTTCGACAACCACGACGCCCGGTTCGCCGGAGTGGCCGGGGTGATGGGTCACCAGAACGTGGGGCAGTGCCTGCGGCGGGCCGATGTCTGCCTGCTCGTGGGCACCCGGCTGCCGGCCATGGCCCGCGGCGGCCTGGAGCAGGCCCTGGCCGGGACCCCGGTCATCTGCATCGATCCCGAGCCGCCGTTCGTGCCCGGGGTCTTCGTTCGCGGGGAACTGCGGGACACCTTGCGGGTGCTGGCCGCACGCCTCGACCCCGGTCCGTGCCCGTCGCCCGAACACGCCGGCCCCACTCCCCTGCCGACCCCGCGCACCCCGCGCACCCCGGCCACCTCCTACGCCTCGGCAGTGGCCTCGGTCGAGGCCGCGCTGCCACCGGACGCCCACGTCTTCGTGGACGCCGGAAACGCCGGGGCCAGCGCGATCCACCTGCTCCCCGCCCCTCGCCACGGCCGCTTCGTGGTGGCCGTCGGCATGGGCGGCATGGGCTACACCTTCGGTGCCGGTATCGGCGCGGCGCTGGCCACCGGGCAGCGCACCTACGTGATCGCCGGTGACGGCGCGTTCTTCATGCACGGCATGGAGGTCCACACCGCGGTCGAACACGCCGCACCCGTCACCTTCGTGATCTTCAACAACAACGCCCACGCCATGTGCGCCACGCGTGAGCAGCTGTTCCTCGGGGCGGCGCACCCCAGCAACCTGTTCCGCCCGGCCGACATCGCCGCGGGCGTGGCACACATGTTCCCCGGCCTGGACGTGACCCGGGCCGACGACAGCGCACAACTGCGCCAAGCGTTGCTGCGGACCAACGCGGGCAGCGGTCCCGCCTTCGTCACCCTGGATTTCGACCCCGCCGAGATACCACCGTTCCTGCCCTTCCTGAACACCGCCGGCCGAACGCCGGCCGAGAACGAGGAGACCGCTGATGAGCGCGGACCAGTCCGT